A stretch of [Clostridium] scindens DNA encodes these proteins:
- a CDS encoding ABC transporter permease yields the protein MNIITKTATSNLKRNKSRNILIGIAILLTTLLLTIVPTVLLDTIDIEFVAVNKAYPTFHAMFRNVDEKSAEEMQKDERITKVGLREDPAYMVCSNPDVNISMVYCDAKAAKLNRLKLKEGDLPEKADEIVVSKHLLKAMGLEGEIGDRITVPFQAVEDGGLGMEQVKEFTITGFSRDSKAAIEKGVYSAMVSKTFTEEIIPEGAHKYRVYFRIAGPERMTTDAIEEQIKEIGAEYKLNATDIVDNGEYLNANYVDPALYSGMAGLMVIIVLAGIITIYSIYYVSMMNKVQEYGKLRAIGATKRQIRKLVFREGFAVALIAIPIGLALGSLASTFIVHGMLDTSTGVSNSLAKYMREAVESSEVTLVKPWILLLAAVVSLAAVYLSLVRPMQVASKISAIEAIRYQGQGSKKKKAKERKGYQELNTRKLTMSNLGRNKKRTVVTIVTLGITGIFFMVVATVLSCMTPESMTTQDIRGDVSISLDFESGNQMHPERELYKIQQNNPLSEELREQILAIYGVKEIEVQTMVQAVIQEVLEEGKPMETFPRGIEDGALEELKKYVAEGSLDDAKLKDGKGIILNSEGFLLSQSGKGFHIGDKVHLDIKDGEDSVSREFEIVAITKHAPYPLAGYDICMPSSVLQEFSKNNLTDRYNITAEKGKAAEVTKAVKALVENQEFLDIETYQELYKQAEMQIGFMMYGCYGLLLVFGLIGILNLVNTMINSVYVRRRELGMLQAIGLSGKQTVNMLQLEGLFYTAGTLILSLGLGSLLGYLAFLWAREEGLMSIRIYHYPAGPALMLVAVVLLVQLLITYLVNLNFKKSSLIERIRFAE from the coding sequence ATGAATATTATTACGAAGACCGCAACATCGAACCTGAAAAGAAATAAAAGCAGGAATATTCTGATTGGAATCGCGATCCTTCTGACTACGCTGCTTCTTACCATCGTGCCGACGGTTCTTTTAGATACCATCGATATTGAATTTGTAGCGGTAAATAAGGCTTATCCTACCTTTCACGCGATGTTTCGGAATGTAGACGAAAAGTCTGCCGAAGAAATGCAAAAGGATGAAAGAATTACGAAAGTAGGCCTAAGGGAGGATCCTGCCTACATGGTGTGTAGCAATCCGGATGTAAATATCAGCATGGTATATTGTGATGCCAAAGCTGCCAAGTTAAACCGGCTGAAGCTTAAGGAAGGAGATTTACCGGAAAAGGCAGATGAAATCGTCGTGTCTAAGCACCTCCTCAAGGCTATGGGGCTGGAAGGAGAGATTGGCGATAGAATTACGGTGCCGTTTCAGGCAGTAGAAGACGGCGGGCTTGGGATGGAACAGGTCAAGGAATTTACCATTACCGGCTTTAGCAGGGATTCTAAAGCGGCGATTGAAAAAGGGGTATATTCCGCCATGGTTTCTAAGACATTTACAGAAGAAATCATTCCCGAGGGAGCCCACAAGTACCGAGTATATTTCCGGATCGCCGGGCCAGAGCGCATGACAACGGATGCGATAGAAGAGCAGATTAAAGAGATTGGAGCGGAATATAAGCTGAATGCCACTGACATCGTAGATAATGGAGAGTATCTCAACGCCAATTATGTGGATCCCGCTTTATACAGCGGGATGGCAGGGCTGATGGTCATAATCGTCCTGGCGGGCATCATTACGATCTACAGCATCTATTACGTGTCCATGATGAACAAGGTACAGGAATATGGAAAATTAAGAGCGATCGGCGCGACAAAACGCCAGATACGGAAACTGGTTTTCCGGGAAGGCTTCGCCGTGGCTCTGATTGCAATCCCTATCGGCCTGGCGCTTGGATCGCTGGCCAGCACATTTATCGTCCATGGAATGCTTGATACCAGCACGGGCGTGAGCAATTCCCTGGCGAAGTATATGAGGGAAGCCGTGGAGTCATCAGAAGTAACGCTGGTCAAGCCGTGGATACTTCTTCTGGCAGCCGTGGTATCTCTGGCAGCCGTATATCTGTCTCTGGTGCGTCCGATGCAGGTGGCGAGCAAAATATCAGCAATTGAGGCAATCCGCTATCAGGGCCAGGGAAGCAAGAAGAAAAAGGCCAAAGAAAGAAAAGGCTATCAGGAACTGAATACCAGGAAGTTAACGATGTCCAATCTGGGCAGGAACAAGAAACGTACCGTGGTTACCATAGTGACCCTTGGCATTACCGGCATCTTCTTTATGGTGGTCGCGACCGTGCTAAGCTGTATGACTCCCGAATCCATGACCACCCAGGACATCCGTGGTGATGTGTCCATTTCTCTGGACTTCGAGAGTGGAAACCAGATGCATCCGGAAAGAGAATTATATAAGATACAGCAGAATAATCCGCTGTCAGAGGAGTTAAGAGAACAGATTCTGGCAATCTACGGAGTAAAAGAGATCGAAGTGCAGACAATGGTTCAGGCGGTAATCCAGGAAGTGCTGGAAGAAGGAAAGCCAATGGAGACCTTCCCGAGAGGCATCGAGGATGGCGCGCTTGAGGAACTGAAGAAGTATGTGGCAGAGGGAAGCCTTGACGATGCGAAATTAAAGGATGGAAAAGGAATTATCCTTAATTCAGAAGGCTTTCTGTTATCCCAGAGCGGAAAAGGCTTTCATATCGGAGACAAGGTACACCTGGATATCAAGGATGGAGAAGACTCCGTCAGCAGAGAATTCGAGATTGTCGCGATTACCAAGCACGCGCCATATCCATTGGCGGGCTACGATATATGCATGCCAAGTTCGGTACTTCAGGAGTTCAGTAAGAACAATCTGACGGACAGATATAATATCACGGCAGAAAAAGGAAAAGCAGCCGAGGTCACCAAAGCAGTAAAAGCGCTGGTAGAAAATCAGGAATTTTTGGATATTGAAACTTATCAAGAATTATATAAGCAGGCAGAGATGCAGATTGGCTTCATGATGTATGGATGTTACGGACTGCTGCTCGTATTCGGCTTAATTGGAATCCTGAACCTTGTAAATACCATGATCAACAGCGTCTATGTCAGGCGGAGAGAACTTGGCATGCTGCAGGCCATCGGCCTGTCCGGGAAACAGACTGTGAACATGCTGCAGCTGGAAGGCTTGTTCTATACGGCGGGCACGCTTATACTGTCCCTTGGCCTGGGAAGCCTACTGGGATATCTGGCCTTCCTTTGGGCAAGGGAAGAAGGACTGATGTCTATCCGCATTTATCATTATCCGGCAGGGCCGGCACTGATGCTGGTAGCGGTGGTACTGCTTGTAC
- a CDS encoding ABC transporter ATP-binding protein: MRAILETVDLVKYYGDGDNMVKAIDHTDISVERGEFVAVVGRSGSGKSTLLHMLGGLDRPDSGKVFIEGRDIFGLKDERLAIFRRRKIGFIFQDYNLMPALNVWENIVLPIGLDGKRVNKDYVMSIVKSIGMEDRLTATPSMLSGGQNQRVAIARAIASRPAIILADEPTGNLDSKTEMEVISILKNCVSKYGQTLVMITHDETIAQMADRIIIIEDGKVVK; this comes from the coding sequence ATGAGAGCAATATTAGAGACTGTAGATCTGGTAAAATATTATGGAGATGGAGACAACATGGTTAAGGCCATCGACCATACAGATATATCCGTGGAGCGTGGAGAATTCGTCGCGGTGGTGGGCCGCTCGGGCTCAGGCAAGAGCACGCTGCTTCATATGCTGGGAGGACTTGACCGTCCCGACAGCGGCAAGGTATTCATCGAAGGAAGGGATATATTCGGGCTGAAGGATGAGCGGCTGGCCATATTCAGGAGAAGAAAGATCGGATTCATCTTTCAGGATTATAATCTGATGCCAGCATTGAATGTATGGGAAAACATTGTGCTTCCGATCGGATTGGACGGAAAAAGAGTGAATAAGGATTATGTGATGAGCATTGTAAAGAGCATTGGCATGGAGGACCGCCTGACTGCCACTCCAAGCATGCTGTCAGGCGGGCAGAACCAGCGCGTAGCGATCGCAAGGGCAATCGCCTCAAGGCCGGCGATTATTCTCGCGGATGAGCCCACTGGCAATCTGGACTCCAAGACAGAGATGGAAGTCATCTCAATCCTCAAGAACTGCGTTTCCAAGTATGGGCAGACCCTGGTCATGATTACCCACGACGAGACCATCGCCCAGATGGCAGACCGCATTATCATTATTGAAGATGGTAAGGTGGTGAAATAA